Proteins encoded within one genomic window of Bombina bombina isolate aBomBom1 chromosome 1, aBomBom1.pri, whole genome shotgun sequence:
- the LOC128660220 gene encoding uncharacterized protein LOC128660220 produces the protein MANRGKLMRRQFVFSDPTNHRRLSLPSLGKSSPNKPRIQTGTNIVLHPLQRRVLKDTGNVPKVSFDSCRPSVASAKKRRASDSGNWKSFLPEPQTSKIGGMLQLSNGCIQTENKDDSLNACSENRQNFNKGSFSFLEKENKSNFYTKAVHTEGTEDINKREHKPLGVEPAALESIILSNETESSNTPCYFGDLNLPIGGDDPSEAISCERHKFFSTPMPSKVKTKKRLTPVMEVDLECNLSEGHKSPSSVSETNLQEKNACINDIALQDSPMQTPLYRSFFAAECMDIVNHLENRESGGTNGDQRTPAIKRKREDMDVSTIDAEPLPYECTAMQSMLACEVANIIHSMENSPNPDGLSLFGDSILDLDEMNLQLCDFSKLDEGYKGSGAGPISSLCKGSDLNNSMEGIGILGEELDDSQCSRLQQKVKQKSEGKEDNCNTTIDLYVADESAKDNGSGGLQSCNESNMKELNRLKQRLISLSEKNEVNVAHGETHTKEKDYSVKTNSLNSERAQDVCNIKGDVPEGANITQVIGSSKELNYDTEADLDALFGQDQVIAENVTQIIEQPANNTEVSESVRKDTNTTQDIGSLHNAFTTQVTNVVAFANTTQEIGSLHNEIIAVNTTQVIDACPEYHAITPQIIGSLHNEIVNTTHVIETEVKLSPNTTQDILPLNDTTSNSFQDLEVSSKQVLNATHVLGSLNNEVAAANTTHITEDGSKPCTSTTQEIESPNYIKVSANSTPVTVSPQDKNLDSELKMVSTSVQQDITTANATLDVCSAPVPFAHNSPEVSLQTHETGSLSKVITGDVSVNIAEKMKDKESVENYKMDMLVSNDIPKDTSLQEEVIQGLDVKGEVPESCATKVSVTNITESEKIHIKEQSNDHAMADNTTLVSTLIQNKQEITRDLGNLSDKRLKEAEESVNKNGTLTLAHEGEKLSPTELLSDPEQSEQSDQNQEVENTHNESVFSCGSLSFITSTPLPGLLNFNFIKMSSGDSLQHDTNVSICSEMEEPSNKLTAEQRLVTQQGPMGLRPVGYESQVKRGINRGSLLPSNTRRSFLPQAGGIAKPLQQTSTIPSARRSLALTPAGEAPKLAREPALSRLPPRGSRANIRPPMTRNGLQRNSVGHVQPNLVGKMSNRQNENTRCSFQTPRQEPNLESRLSSKPVPQVCEVYVSLFQAHS, from the coding sequence gCAAACAGAGGAAAATTAATGCGCCGTCAGTTTGTGTTCAGTGATCCTACCAATCACCGACGCCTGTCGCTGCCAAGCCTTGGGAAATCTTCACCAAACAAGCCAAGAATACAAACAGGCACAAATATAGTCTTGCATCCCCTACAGCGAAGAGTACTGAAGGATACAGGAAATGTTCCCAAAGTGAGTTTTGACTCCTGTCGCCCATCTGTTGCTAGTGCAAAGAAAAGACGGGCAAGTGACTCTGGCAACTGGAAGTCTTTCCTACCAGAGCCACAGACTTCTAAAATAGGGGGGATGCTGCAATTATCTAATGGTTGTATACAAACTGAAAATAAGGATGATAGCTTGAATGCCTGCAGTGAGAATAGGCAAAACTTCAACAAGGGGTCTTTCTCTTTtcttgaaaaagaaaacaaaagcaatTTCTACACAAAAGCTGTCCATACTGAGGGCACTGAAGACATAAACAAAAGAGAGCACAAACCTCTTGGTGTGGAACCTGCAGCCTTAGAAAGTATTATACTGTCAAATGAAACTGAGAGCTCCAACACTCCCTGTTACTTTGGGGACCTTAATTTGCCGATTGGAGGAGATGATCCTTCTGAAGCTATCTCTTGTGAACGACACAAATTTTTCAGCACGCCAATGCCTTCAAAAGTGAAAACTAAGAAAAGACTTACGCCTGTCATGGAAGTGGATTTGGAGTGCAACCTTTCAGAAGGGCACAAAAGTCCTAGCAGTGTTTCTGAAACAAATCTTCAAGAGAAGAATGCATGCATCAATGATATAGCCCTGCAAGACAGCCCCATGCAGACTCCCTTGTACAGAAGTTTCTTTGCTGCTGAGTGCATGGATATAGTCAATCATCTTGAGAACAGAGAATCTGGTGGTACTAATGGAGACCAAAGGACACCAGCTATTAAAAGGAAGAGAGAAGATATGGATGTTTCAACTATTGATGCCGAGCCTCTTCCCTATGAATGTACTGCCATGCAGTCCATGTTAGCCTGTGAAGTGGCCAATATTATCCATTCTATGGAGAATAGTCCAAACCCAGATGGCCTCTCTTTGTTTGGAGATAGTATACTTGATCTAGATGAGATGAACTTGCAACTCTGTGACTTTAGTAAATTGGATGAAGGCTATAAGGGTAGTGGTGCTGGCCCCATAAGCAGTCTATGCAAAGGTAGTGATTTGAATAACTCTATGGAGGGAATTGGTATTCTTGGGGAGGAATTAGATGATTCCCAGTGCAGTAGACTGCAACAGAAAGTGAAGCAAAAAAGTGAAGGCAAGGAAGACAATTGTAACACAACAATAGATCTTTATGTGGCTGATGAATCGGCGAAGGACAATGGTTCTGGGGGTTTGCAGAGCTGTAATGAGTCCAATATGAAAGAACTTAATCGGTTAAAGCAACGTCTTAttagtttgtcagaaaaaaatgaggTAAATGTAGCTCATGGAGAGACCCACACAAAGGAAAAAGACTACTCTGTAAAAACAAATAGCTTAAACTCAGAGAGGGCACAGGATGTATGCAATATTAAGGGTGACGTTCCAGAAGGAGCTAATATCACACAGGTCATTGGGTCTTCAAAAGAGCTAAACTATGATACCGAAGCAGATCTTGATGCTTTGTTTGGTCAAGACCAGGTAATTGCAGAGAATGTTACTCAGATAATTGAACAACCTGCCAATAACACAGAAGTATCTGAGTCTGTGCGAAAAGACACCAACACAACACAGGACATTGGGTCACTGCACAATGCATTCACAACTCAGGTTACTAATGTTGTGGCCTTTGCAAACACCACTCAAGAAATTGGATCACTGCATAATGAGATCATAGCTGTCAATACCACTCAGGTAATTGATGCTTGCCCTGAATACCATGCCATTACTCCACAGATCATTGGGTCATTGCATAATGAGATTGTCAACACAACTCATGTTATTGAAACGGAGGTCAAACTCTCTCCTAATACCACGCAAGATATTTTGCCACTGAATGACACAACTTCCAATTCCTTTCAAGATCTCGAAGTTTCTTCTAAACAAGTTCTTAATGCCACACATGTCCTTGGGTCCTTGAATAATGAAGTTGCAGCTGCTAACACTACTCATATCACAGAAGATGGGTCTAAACCCTGTACAAGCACTACCCAAGAGATTGAGTCACCAAATTATATTAAGGTTTCAGCCAACTCTACACCAGTCACGGTGTCTCCACAAGACAAGAACCTTGATTCAGAATTAAAGATGGTTTCTACTTCTGTACAGCAGGATATCACTACAGCCAACGCAACTCTAGATGTTTGTTCTGCTCCAGTTCCATTTGCACATAATAGTCCTGAGGTCTCTTTACAGACACATGAAACGGGGTCTTTATCAAAAGTTATTACTGGGGACGTTTCAGTTAACATTGCAGAAAAGATGAAAGACAAAGAATCTGTAGAAAATTACAAGATGGATATGCTCGTTTCCAATGACATTCCTAAGGACACATCATTACAGGAAGAAGTTATACAGGGCTTAGACGTGAAAGGTGAAGTCCCTGAGAGCTGTGCCACCAAAGTATCTGTCACCAATATTACAGAATCTGAGAAAATTCATATTAAGGAACAATCAAATGATCATGCAATGGCAGACAATACTACCCTAGTTAGCACTTTAATACAAAATAAACAAGAAATTACTAGAGATTTAGGGAATCTGTCTGACAAAAGATTGAAAGAAGCAGAGGAGAGCGTTAACAAAAATGGTACCCTCACCTTAGCACATGAAGGGGAAAAGTTAAGTCCCACAGAACTTCTTAGTGACCCAGAGCAGTCAGAACAAAGTGATCAGAACCAAGAAGTTGAAAATACACACAATGAAAGTGTTTTCTCTTGTGGGTCTCTTTCCTTTATTACTTCCACACCTCTTCCAGGTCTTCTCAATTTCAATTTCATTAAAATGTCATCTGGGGACTCTTTGCAGCATGATACCAATGTATCCATCTGCTCAGAGATGGAAGAACCTTCTAACAAGTTGACGGCAGAACAAAGGTTAGTTACACAGCAGGGACCAATGGGGTTAAGGCCTGTTGGCTATGAATCTCAAGTCAAACGAGGTATCAACCGGGGTTCACTGCTTCCATCAAATACTCGAAGAAGCTTTTTGCCTCAAGCAGGAGGAATAGCTAAACCACTTCAGCAAACATCTACTATTCCCTCTGCCCGTCGCTCTCTGGCTCTGACTCCTGCAGGGGAAGCTCCAAAACTAGCTAGAGAGCCTGCACTTTCTCGACTTCCCCCAAGAGGAAGCAGAGCTAATATTCGTCCTCCAATGACCAGGAATGGCCTTCAGAGAAACAGTGTGGGACATGTACAACCTAATCTAGTGGGGAAAATGAGCAATCGGCAGAATGAAAACACAAGATGCAGCTTCCAGACTCCCAGACAGGAGCCAAATTTGGAAAGTCGATTATCCAGCAAACCAGTGCCACAGGTGTGTGAGGTATATGTATCCTTATTTCAAGCTCATTCATAA